The Candoia aspera isolate rCanAsp1 chromosome 6, rCanAsp1.hap2, whole genome shotgun sequence genome has a segment encoding these proteins:
- the MMRN2 gene encoding multimerin-2, which translates to MLTTILLICGTVGLLKSDTHSRYPGHHHHRQRPHVHQMPAPPQPSSPAEEFWRGESVQDETSNIEAEVDDSYPGSQQSRNENWCSSVLFQPATYVAVCKTEKYIIRAQQPCPNGTPDCQKVMYRTALKPVYMIKQKVVSFLHWKCCPGYVGKNCEQYDPALFPVGTSQPESWEEALSNHGDITETHQSHEVLLEDLQNDIHQAANSLGILQKVLHLNSTKRNRGMNQDQLEVQQMLFLHINSFLKEHFNPIWASFNKSLQDLSIAVQNLSQNVEANRKGIERFRESSVPRQDFQELGTKFESKVQANVLRADQMKREMDRHYHLQQAVIHYNLTMIKADTDLKLKRHHKMQQSFLVALNNSMADMRQEQNKLHNELEVLIRNFAVFPRKLGNQNEVFPDIDIQSLNQTLEKHAQELKKLDQESHKGYEELTHSITRLKDNSKRDIEDFRIRLIEGNLMIDEYREDVERKILALNNTLAGIQESHWNLRKSMKACCCEDQPSRTDIEELTNTTQMHGEHIKHLEARLKDLAAAFPIIHQSLDFQQEETRKLEGDMSLLKTHSEALSENVDVLKKTSEKMHGHIKYLNSSFNSLMVDAVRHETALEVLLGEEIMEVLSEEELTPPTDQLQLMNMKLISDNLKKQNMTLESLKKRIHSLETDHENNPHTHQSLKDPDTEKQIELNPQHSRVAYMEPNHEAAMEDALDNPAYHDIMTLKREIGHLTKEMKKYELQWDHIHSCCNQTKASLDDLLSVSVQEVREDLVAAKQNFEEHLEIFQKLFGNSKELAASNVSLDVAKLQLLMSRKTRKELKVQGQQNMKGKKRVHGHREGTLNGRNRINAEILEAGMAVAFYVRYAEDKEEQLVFNRTYLNYGGGYSHEHGYFKASHSGVYMVAVSAEFPPGPALGQLVFSNGDRMTLINNKKSSGDYTTLFALVELEKGDLMWFELVQGAAVRQNSVGLSMAGFLLFKT; encoded by the exons GAACTGGTGCTCCTCTGTTCTGTTTCAGCCTGCCACGTACGTTGCAGTTTGCAAGACAGAGAAATATATAATTAGGGCACAGCAACCATGTCCAAATGGGACTCCAGACTGCCAGAAGGTCAT GTACAGAACAGCTTTGAAACCAGTCTACATGATCAAACAAAAAGTTGTAAGCTTTTTACACTGGAAGTGTTGCCCAGGCTACGTGGGCAAGAACTGTGAACAATATG ACCCAGCTCTGTTTCCAGTGGGTACCAGTCAGCCAGAATCCTGGGAAGAGGCACTCTCGAACCATG GAGATATTACAGAAACCCATCAAAGTCATGAAGTGCTGCTGGAAGATCTGCAGAATGATATCCATCAGGCGGCAAACAGTCTGGGAATCTTACAGAAGGTGCTTCATCTCAACAGCACCAAGAGAAACAGAGGCATGAACCAGGACCAGTTAG AAGTCCAGCAGATGCTCTTTCTCCACATAAACAGTTTCCTAAAGGAACATTTTAATCCCATCTGGGCAAGCTTCAATAAAAGTCTACAGGATCTTTCCATTGCCGTCCAAAACCTTTCGCAGAATGTTGAAGCTAATCGGAAGGGCATAGAGAGATTCCGAGAGAGTTCTGTGCCCAGGCAAGATTTCCAAGAGCTAGGGACAAAGTTTGAATCCAAAGTTCAAGCAAACGTTTTGAGGGCAGACCAGATGAAGCGAGAAATGGACCGTCATTACCATCTACAACAGGCAGTCATCCACTACAATCTCACTATGATCAAAGCAGATACTGACCTGAAGCTCAAAAGACACCATAAGATGCAGCAATCTTTTTTAGTAGCATTAAACAACAGTATGGCCGACATGAGACAAGAGCAAAATAAGCTTCATAATGAGCTTGAGGTCCTAATTAGAAATTTTGCTGTGTTCCCAAGAAAATTAGGCAATCAGAATGAGGTGTTTCCTGATATAGATATTCAGAGCCTCAATCAGACCTTGGAAAAACATGCTCAAGAGCTAAAGAAACTTGATCAGGAGTCTCATAAAGGCTATGAAGAACTAACTCATTCCATCACAAGGTTAAAAGACAACTCAAAACGCGACATAGAGGACTTCAGAATACGATTAATAGAGGGGAACCTCATGATAGATGAATATAGAGAAGATGTAGAAAGGAAGATTTTAGCTCTTAATAACACTCTGGCAGGTATTCAAGAAAGCCACTGGAATCTACGGAAGTCCATGAAGGCATGCTGCTGTGAAGACCAGCCTTCAAGGACTGATATAGAAGAGTTAACTAACACCACCCAGATGCACGGAGAACATATAAAACATCTGGAGGCACGTTTAAAAGATCTTGCTGCTGCTTTCCCTATTATACATCAATCTTTGGACTTCCAGCAAGAAGAAACTCGGAAGCTGGAAGGTGACATGTCTCTTTTAAAAACCCATTCTGAAGCTTTGTCTGAGAATGTTGATGTGCTAAAAAAAACCAGTGAGAAGATGCATGGTCACATCAAGTATCTCAACAGTTCTTTCAACTCTTTGATGGTAGATGCAGTGAGACATGAGACTGCACTTGAGGTCTTGCTTGGAGAGGAAATTATGGAAGTCCTCTCTGAAGAAGAGTTAACTCCACCCACAGATCAACTTCAACTGATGAACATGAAATTGATTTCAGACAATCTCAAGAAGCAAAATATGACATTAGAATCTCTTAAGAAGAGAATACACTCTTTGGAGACAGATCATGAGAATAACCCACATACTCATCAATCTTTGAAAGATCCTGATACTGAGAAACAAATAGAGCTCAACCCCCAACATAGTAGAGTAGCATATATGGAGCCAAACCATGAAGCTGCCATGGAGGATGCCCTAGACAATCCAGCATATCATGATATTATGACCCTAAAAAGAGAAATTGGACACCTTACCAAAGAGATGAAGAAATATGAACTCCAGTGGGATCATATTCACTCCTGCTGTAATCAGACTAAGGCCAGCCTAGACGATCTCCTCAGTGTTTCAGTGCAGGAGGTGAGGGAAGATCTTGTAGCAGCCAAACAAAACTTTGAAGAACATCTAGAGatctttcagaagttgtttggAAATAGTAAGGAGTTGGCTGCCTCAAATGTAAGCCTGGATGTAGCAAAGCTTCAATTACTGATGAGCAGAAAGACAAGGAAGGAGCTTAAAGTGCAGGGACAGCAAAACATGAAAGGCAAGAAAAGGGTCCatggccacagagaaggcactttGAATGGAAGAAACAGGATAAATGCAGAAATCCTGGAGGCAG GCATGGCAGTGGCTTTTTATGTGCGATACGCTGAAGACAAAGAGGAACAGTTGGTCTTCAACAGGACATACCTCAACTATGGAGGAGGTTATTCTCATGAGCATGGCTACTTCAAGGCATCTCACAGCGGTGTTTATATGGTGGCTGTCAGTGCTGAGTTTCCCCCAGGACCTGCCCTTGGACAACTAGTCTTCAGCAATGGGGACAGAATGACTCTAATAAACAACAAGAAGTCCAGTGGTGATTATACAACTCTGTTTGCGCTGGTGGAACTGGAGAAAGGAGACCTGATGTGGTTTGAACTGGTGCAAGGTGCTGCAGTGAGACAGAACTCAGTTGGATTGAGCATGGCAGGATTTCTGCTATTTAAAACTTGA